The following are encoded in a window of Anopheles gambiae chromosome X, idAnoGambNW_F1_1, whole genome shotgun sequence genomic DNA:
- the LOC3289683 gene encoding BTB/POZ domain-containing protein 3, translating into MATARPDGAMFGAILSRALSYGSSDTISSRLEGMVNNEFCSDVTFIVGASKQRIHAHKLLLVMASEYFYVMFFGNFVEAEQHEVTLEDVEPDVFLVILRYMYCQQVELTFDNLRDIFDCAQRYMLRELHHQIGMFLQEQVKPTSALSIFSSNRYYGYPEVDDTCLRLIQNNPLYYFNHVDFVSIDRESLHKIFASPSINCTDDQLGSALEIWEEANPFMDVDDLRVLVNQTKRSYSCLKLLVFGQNMSEGFVGTADDFKLTLMSDNPLSLYGFGVYILSKANVVSVELKIYEEDIEISSDVFEFPNSSVSTVHVADLFFEEVIMTPRMNYRIAINTSPQCKQLLMRDPRIYHETIKFGIPYHPNDRKPIGVAHLYCKECTDGRTKD; encoded by the coding sequence ATGGCAACCGCGAGACCAGACGGCGCCATGTTCGGGGCTATCCTAAGCCGCGCGCTCAGCTACGGCTCGAGCGACACAATCAGCTCCCGGCTGGAGGGCATGGTCAACAACGAGTTCTGCTCGGACGTGACGTTCATCGTCGGTGCGAGCAAGCAGCGCATCCACGCCCACAAGCTGCTGCTCGTGATGGCGTCCGAGTACTTTTACGTGATGTTTTTCGGCAACTTCGTCGAGGCAGAGCAGCACGAGGTGACGCTCGAGGACGTCGAGCCGGACGTGTTTCTGGTGATCCTGCGCTACATGTACTGCCAGCAGGTGGAGCTCACCTTCGACAACCTGCGCGACATCTTCGACTGCGCGCAAAGGTATATGCTGCGGGAGCTGCACCACCAGATCGGCATGTTTCTGCAGGAGCAGGTGAAGCCGACGAGCGCGCTGTCGATCTTCAGCAGCAACCGGTACTACGGCTACCCGGAGGTGGACGACACCTGCCTGCGGCTAATCCAGAACAATCCACTCTACTACTTCAATCACGTCGACTTTGTCAGCATCGACCGGGAGTCGCTGCACAAGATCTTCGCCTCGCCCTCGATCAACTGTACGGACGATCAGCTCGGCAGCGCGCTCGAGATCTGGGAGGAGGCGAACCCGTTCATGGACGTGGACGACCTGCGCGTGCTGGTCAACCAGACCAAGCGCTCGTACAGCTGCCTGAAGCTGCTCGTGTTCGGGCAGAACATGAGCGAGGGGTTCGTCGGCACGGCGGACGATTTCAAGCTGACTCTGATGTCGGACAACCCGCTGTCGCTGTACGGGTTCGGCGTCTACATCCTGTCCAAGGCGAACGTCGTGTCGGTCGAGCTGAAGATCTACGAGGAGGACATCGAGATCAGCTCGGACGTGTTCGAGTTCCCGAACAGCTCGGTCAGCACCGTGCACGTGGCGGACCTGTTCTTCGAGGAGGTGATCATGACGCCGCGCATGAACTACCGCATCGCGATCAACACCTCGCCCCAGTGCAAGCAGCTGCTGATGCGCGATCCCCGCATCTACCACGAGACGATCAAGTTCGGCATCCCGTACCATCCGAACGATCGCAAACCGATCGGCGTGGCGCACCTCTACTGCAAGGAGTGTACCGACGGCCGGACGAAGGACTGA
- the LOC1271763 gene encoding xaa-Pro aminopeptidase ApepP yields the protein MKHSRRYLVGISALLVLVVGGGVALGRALNKDDELAEDRTPKSMDVILAEIRSLMRDYSIEAYIVPSVDAHNSEYISEHDRRLQYVTNFTGSAGTAIIMLGKAALWTDSRYHLQADGELDAAHWTLMREGLPGVPTRDEWLLANLSPGALVGTDPFLIASTEYGRLGAVLAQRGYRLIALERNLVDIVWNNRPPQTADELLPLPLAYSGRRAADKVQAVRVTLQEHGANAIIVSALDEIAWLLNLRGSDILYNPVFFAYLIVSHTHLHLYTNADRINATVRAHLASEGVGGLEVRDYRDILPGIDEYVRGGNRLMVSTACSQALYAAIPADQRLQQYSPVAKLKAVKNAVEAAGMRRAHVRDGAAVVRYLHWLEQSVDGGNVTELSGAAQLHDFRRQQDLFVDLSFAAISAFGPNGAIVHYSPSEDTDRPITRDGIYLIDSGGQYLDGTTDVTRSVHLGEPTAFQRECFTRVLKGFLSVAAAVFPVRASGTTFDVLARKALWDVGLDYGHGTGHGIGAFLGVHEYPPSFVSNSASPSNQGLVENMFSSNEPGYYEPGQFGVRIEDIVQVVNATAATVPHDFNGRGALTFHTNTLVPIQQRLIERALLSAAELAQLNAYHRRVLEEVGPLLLQQNDPGAHQWLTEATKEMVAAS from the exons GGCACTGAACAAAGATGACGAGCTGGCGGAGGACAGGACGCCCAAGTCGATGGACGTGATACTGGCGGAGATACGCAGCCTGATGCGGGACTACTCGATCGAGGCGTACATCGTACCGTCGGTCGATGCGCACAAT AGCGAGTACATCTCGGAGCACGACCGCCGGCTGCAGTACGTGACCAACTTTACCGGGTCGGCCGGTACCGCCATCATCATGCTGGGCAAGGCCGCCCTCTGGACGGACTCGCGCTACCATCTGCAGGCGGACGGCGAGCTGGACGCCGCCCACTGGACGCTGATGCGCGAGGGCCTGCCCGGGGTGCCGACGCGCGACGAGTGGCTGCTGGCGAACCTGTCGCCGGGCGCGCTGGTCGGCACCGACCCGTTCCTGATCGCCTCGACCGAGTACGGCCGGCTCGGGGCGGTGCTGGCCCAGCGCGGCTACCGGCTGATCGCGCTCGAGCGCAACCTGGTCGACATCGTGTGGAACAACCGGCCGCCGCAGACGGCCGACGAGCTGCTGCCGCTTCCGCTCGCGTACAGTGGGCGGCGCGCCGCCGACAAGGTGCAGGCGGTGCGCGTGACGCTGCAGGAGCACGGAGCGAACGCGATCATCGTCAGCGCGCTGGACGAGATTGCCT GGCTGCTGAATCTGCGCGGCTCGGACATACTGTACAATCCGGTGTTCTTCGCCTACCTGATCGTGTCGCACACGCACCTGCACCTGTACACCAACGCGGACCGGATCAACGCGACCGTCCGGGCGCACCTCGCGTCCGAGGGCGTCGGCGGGCTGGAGGTGCGCGACTACCGCGACATCCTGCCCGGCATCGACGAGTACGTGCGGGGCGGCAACCGGCTGATGGTGTCCACCGCCTGCAGCCAGGCGCTGTACGCCGCCATCCCGGCCGACCAGCGGCTGCAGCAGTACAGCCCGGTGGCGAAGCTGAAGGCGGTGAAGAACGCGGTCGAGGCGGCCGGCATGCGCCGGGCGCACGTGCGCGACGGTGCCGCGGTCGTGCGCTACCTGCACTGGCTCGAGCAGTCGGTCGACGGTGGCAACGTGACCGAGCTGTCCGGGGCGGCCCAGCTGCACGACTTCCGCCGCCAGCAGGACCTGTTCGTCGATCTGAGCTTCGCCGCGATCAGCGCGTTCGGGCCGAACGGGGCGATCGTGCACTACAGCCCGTCGGAGGACACGGACCGGCCGATCACGCGCGACGGCATCTACCTGATCGACTCGGGCGGCCAGTACCTGGACGGCACGACGGACGTGACGCGCTCGGTGCACCTCGGCGAACCGACCGCCTTCCAGCGGGAGTGCTTCACGCGCGTGCTCAAGGGCTTCCTCAgcgtcgccgccgccgtctTTCCCGTGCGCGCCTCCGGCACCACGTTCGATGTGCTCGCGCGCAAGGCGCTGTGGGACGTCGGGCTGGACTATGGGCACGGGACCGGGCACGGCATCGGTGCGTTTCTGGGCGTGCACGAGTACCCGCCGTCGTTCGTGTCGAACAGCGCGTCGCCGAGCAACCAGGGCCTGGTGGAGAACATGTTCTCGTCGAACGAGCCGGGCTACTACGAGCCGGGCCAGTTCGGCGTGCGCATCGAGGACATCGTGCAGGTGGTGAACGCGACGGCCGCGACCGTGCCGCACGACTTTAACGGGCGCGGCGCCCTCACCTTCCACACCAACACGCTCGTGCCGATCCAGCAGCGGCTGATCGAGCGGGCCCTGCTGTCGGCGGCCGAGCTCGCCCAGCTGAACGCGTACCATCGCCGGGTGCTGGAGGAGGTcgggccgctgctgctgcagcagaacGACCCGGGCGCCCACCAGTGGCTGACCGAGGCGACCAAAGAGATGGTCGCCGCGAGCTAA